A single genomic interval of Cervus elaphus chromosome 19, mCerEla1.1, whole genome shotgun sequence harbors:
- the EIF4G1 gene encoding eukaryotic translation initiation factor 4 gamma 1 isoform X2 — protein MNKAPQPTGPPPAPSPGLPQPAFPPGQTAPVVFSTPQATQMNTPSQPRQHFYPSRAQPPSSAASRVQSAAPARPGPAAHVYPAGSQVMMIPSQISYPASQGAYYIPGQGRSTYVVPTQQYSVQPGAPSFYPGASPTEFGTYAGAYYPAQGVQQFPTGVAPPPVLMNQPPQIAPKRERKTIRIRDPNQGGKDITEEIMSGARTASTPTPPQTGGGLEPQANGETPQVAVVVRPDDRSQGAIIGERPGLPGPEHSPSESQPSSPSPTPSPPPVLEPGSEPNLTVLSVTGDTMTTGMIQTSVEESTPTPPETGEPYCLSPEPTPLAEPILEVEVTLSKPVPESEFSSSPLQVPSPLASHKVEILPEPNGTVPSENLEPEVESSPELAPLPPPACPSESPMPVAPTAQPEELLNGAPSPPTMDINPASEPEEQAKEATVSVTPPTVLSATPALAPPVASPAQEEDMEEEEEEEEEGEAEGEKGGEEPLPPESTPVPAHLSQDLEVAVATQVAVSVPKRRRKIKELNKKEAVGDLLDAFKEANPGAPEVENQPPVGNNPSPEPEGSSVPLRSEEGEETWDSKEDKIQNAENIQPGEQKYEYKSDQWKPLNLEEKKRYDREFLLGFQFIFASMQKPEGLPHISDVVLDKANKTPLRPLDPSRLQGINCGPDFTPSFANLGRPALSNRGPPRGGPGGELPRGPAGLGPRRSQQGPRKEPRKIIATVSMTEDIKLNKAEKAWKPSSKRTAADKDRGEEDADGSKTQDLFRRVRSILNKLTPQMFQQLMKQVTQLAIDTEERLKGVIDLIFEKAISEPNFSVAYANMCRCLMALKVPTTEKPTVTVNFRKLLLNRCQKEFEKDKDDDEVFEKKQKEMDEAATAEERGRLKEELEEARDIARRRSLGNIKFIGELFKLKMLTEAIMHDCVVKLLKNHDEESLECLCRLLTTIGKDLDFEKAKPRMDQYFNQMEKIIKEKKTSSRIRFMLQDVLDLRKSNWVPRRGDQGPKTIDQIHKEAEMEEHREHIKVQQLMAKGSDKRRGGPPGPPISRGLPLVDDGGWNTVPISKGSRPIDTSRLTKITKPGSIDSNNQLFAPGGRLSWGKGSSGGSGAKPSDAASEAARPATSTLNRFSALQQAVPTESTDNRRVVQRSSLSRERGEKAGDRGDRLERSERGGDRGDRLDRARTPATKRSFSKEVEERSRERPCQPDGLRKAASLTEDRDRGREAVKREAALPPVGPPKAALSEEELEKKSRAIIEEYLHLNDMKEAVQCVQELASPSLLFIFVRHGIESTLERSAIAREHMGRLLHQLLCAGHLSTAQYYQGLYEILELAEDMEIDIPHVWLYLAELITPILQEGGVPMGELFREITKPLRPLGKAASLLLEILGLLCKSMGPKKVGTLWREAGLTWKEFLPEGQDVSAFVTAQKVEYTLGEESETPGQRLFSFEELRRQLEKLLQEGSSNQRVFDWIEANLNEQQVTSNTLVRALMTTVCYSAIIFESSLRVDVAVLKARAKLLQKYLSDEQKELQALYALQALVVTLDQPPNLLGMFFDALYDEDVVKEDAFYSWESSKDPAEQQGKGVALKSVTTFFKWLREAEEEESDHN, from the exons CACTTCTACCCTAGCCGGGCCCAGCCCCCGAGCAGTGCAGCCTCCCGAGTGCAGAGTGCAGCCCCTGCCCGCCCTGGCCCAGCTGCCCATGTCTACCCTGCTGGATCCCAAGTAATGATGATCCCTTCCCAGATCTCCTACCCAGCCTCCCAGGGGGCCTACTACATCCCTGGACAG GGCCGTTCCACATATGTTGTCCCGACACAGCAGTATTCTGTGCAGCCGGGAGCCCCAAGCTTCTACCCAGGTGCAAGCCCTACAGAGTTTGGGACCTACG CTGGCGCTTACTACCCAGCCCAGGGTGTGCAGCAGTTTCCCACTGGTGTGGCTCCCCCACCTGTTTTGATGAACCAGCCACCCCAGATTGCTCCCAAGAGGGAGCGGAAGACG atcCGAATTCGAGACCCAAACCAAGGAGGGAAGGATATCACAGAGGAGATCATGTCTGGGGCCCGCACTGCCTCcacacccacccctccccag ACGGGAGGCGGTCTGGAGCCTCAGGCTAATGGGGAGACACCCCAGGTTGCTGTCGTCGTCCGGCCAG ATGACCGGTCGCAGGGAGCAATCATTGGGGAGCGGCCAGGGTTACCTGGCCCAGAGCACAGCCCTTCAGAATCCCAGCCTTCATCACCTTCTCCAACCCCATCACCGCCCCCAGTCTTGGAACCGGGATCTGAGCCTAATCTCACAGTCCTGTCTGTTACTGGGGACACGATGACAACGGGGATGATACAGACGTCTGTAGAAGAATCAACCCCCACGCCCCCTGAAACTGGGGAGCCATATTGCCTCTCTCCAGAACCCACTCCCCTCGCTGAACCCATATTGGAAGTAGAAGTGACGCTGAGCAAACCAGTTCCAGAGTCTGAGTTCTCTTCCAGTCCTCTCCAGGTTCCCAGCCCCCTGGCATCTCACAAGGTGGAAATTCTTCCTGAGCCTAATGGCACAGTCCCATCTGAGAATTTGGAACCAGAGGTGGAGTCAAGCCCAGAGCttgcccctctccctcctccagcttGTCCCTCTGAATCCCCCATGCCTGTTGCTCCAACTGCCCAACCTGAGGAATTGCTCAACGGAGCCCCTTCACCACCAACTATGGACATAAACCCAGCCAGTGAACCAGAGGAACAGGCCAAGGAGGCTACAGTGTCGGTGACTCCCCCCACTGTCCTTTCTGCTACCCCAGCTCTGGCTCCTCCAGTGGCTTCCCCTGCTCAGGAGGAGgacatggaggaggaggaagaagaggaagaggaaggagaagctgagggtgagaagggaggagaggaaccTCTCCCCCCAGAGAGCACCCCTGTCCCAGCCCACCTGTCCCAGGATTTGGAGGTGGCAGTAGCCACCCAAG TGGCAGTGTCTGTGCCAAAGAGGAGACGGAAAATTAAGGAGCTAAATAAGAAGGAGGCTGTAGGAGACCTTCTAGATGCCTTCAAGGAG GCGAACCCAGGGGCACCAGAGGTGGAAAATCAGCCACCTGTAGGCAACAATCCCAGTCCAGAGCCTGAGGGCAGCAGTGTGCCCCTGCGGtctgaggaaggagaggagacctGGGACTCAAAGGAAGACAAGATTCAAAATGCAGAGAATATCCAGCCAGGGGAACAGAAGTATGAATATAAGTCAG ATCAGTGGAAGCCTCTAAACCTTGAGGAGAAAAAGCGTTACGACCGAGAGTTCCTGCTTGGCTTTCAGTTCATCTTTGCTAGTATGCAGAAGCCTGAGGGATTGCCCCACATCAGTGACGTGGTGTTGGATAAG GCCAATAAAACACCATTGCGACCGCTGGACCCCTCTAGACTTCAGGGCATAAATTGTGGCCCAGACTTCACTCCGTCCTTTGCCAACCTTGGCCGACCAGCCCTTAGCAACCGTGGGCCCCCAAGGGGTGGGCCAGGTGGGGAGCTGCCCCGAGGGCCG GCTGGCCTGGGACCCCGGCGATCTCAGCAGGGCCCCCGAAAGGAACCACGGAAGATCATTGCCACAGTGTCAATGACCGAAGATATAAAactgaataaagcagaaaagGCCTGGAAACCCAGTAGCAAGCGGACGGCGGCTGATAAGGACCGAGGGGAAGAGGATGCTGATGGCAGCAAAACCCAG gaCCTGTTCCGCAGGGTGCGCTCCATCTTGAATAAACTGACACCCCAGATGTTCCAGCAGCTGATGAAGCAGGTGACACAGCTAGCCATTGATACCGAGGAACGTCTCAAAGGAGTCATTGACCTCATCTTCGAGAAGGCCATCTCAGAACCCAACTTCTCCGTGGCCTATGCCAACATGTGCCGCTGCCTCATGGCG CTGAAAGTGCCCACTACAGAAAAGCCAACAGTGACTGTGAACTTCCGAAAATTGTTGTTAAATCGATGTCAGAAGGAGTTTGAAAAAGACAAAGATGATGATGAGGTTTTTGAGAAGAAGCAAaaagagatggatgaagctgCTACG GCAGAGGAACGGGGACGCCTGAAAGAGGAGCTGGAAGAGGCTCGAGACATAGCCCGGCGGCGCTCATTAGGGAATATCAAGTTTATCGGGGAGCTGTTCAAACTGAAGATGTTAACAGAGGCAATCATGCATGACTGTGTGGTTAAACTACTTAAGAACCATGATGAAGAGTCCCTTGAATGCCTTTGCCGTCTGCTCACCACCATTGGCAAAGACCTGGACTTTGAAAAGGCCAAG CCCCGGATGGATCAGTATTTCAACCAGATGGAAAAAATTATTAAGGAAAAGAAGACTTCATCCCGGATCCGCTTTATGCTGCAGGATGTGCTGGATCTGCGAAAG AGCAACTGGGTGCCACGCCGAGGGGACCAGGGTCCCAAGACAATTGACCAAATCCACAAGGAAGCTGAGATGGAGGAGCATCGGGAGCACATAAAAGTGCAGCAGCTAATGGCCAAGGGCAGCGACAAGCGTCGGGGTGGCCCTCCAGGCCCACCCATCA GCCGTGGCCTTCCACTTGTGGATGATGGTGGCTGGAACACAGTACCCATCAGCAAGGGCAGCCGCCCTATTGACACTTCTCGACTCACTAAGATCACGAAG CCTGGCTCCATCGATTCTAATAACCAGCTGTTTGCACCTGGAGGTCGATTGAGCTGGGGCAAGGGTAGCAGTGGAGGCTCTGGAGCCAAGCCCTCCGATGCAG CATCAGAAGCTGCTCGTCCAGCCACTAGTACCTTGAATCGCTTCTCAGCCCTTCAACAAGCAGTACCAACAGAAAGCACAGATAACAGACGAGTGGTGCAGAG GAGTAGCTTGAGCCGGGAACGAGGTGAGAAAGCTGGGGACCGGGGAGACCGCCTAGAGCGGAGTGAACGGGGAGGTGACCGTGGTGACCGGCTTGATCGCGCGCGAACACCCGCCACCAAGCGGAGCTTCAGCAAGGAAGTGGAGGAACGGAGTAGAGAGCGGCCCTGTCAGCCTGATGGACTGCGCAAGGCAGCTAGCCTCACGGAGGATCGGGACCGCGGGCGGGAAGCTG TGAAGCGAGAAGCTGCCCTCCCTCCGGTGGGTCCCCCGAAGGCTGCGCTCTCTGAAGAGGAGCTGGAGAAGAAATCTAGGGCCATCATTGAGGAGTACCTCCATCTCAATGACATGAAG GAGGCAGTGCAGTGCGTGCAGGAGCTGGCCTCGCCCTCACTGCTCTTCATCTTTGTGCGGCACGGCATCGAGTCCACACTGGAGCGCAGCGCCATTGCTCGGGAGCACATGGGGCGGCTGCTGCACCAGCTGCTCTGTGCCGGGCACCTCTCCACTGCTCAGTACTACCAAGG GCTATATGAAATTCTAGAGTTGGCTGAAGACATGGAAATTGACATTCCTCATGTGTGGCTCTACCTAGCAGAATTGATAACGCCCATTCTGCAGGAAGGTGGGGTGCCCATGGGGGAGCTGTTCAG GGAAATAACAAAACCTCTGAGACCCCTGGGCAAGGCTGCTTCCCTGTTGCTAGAGATCCTGGGGCTCCTGTGCAAAAGCATG GGTCCTAAAAAGGTGGGGACGCTGTGGCGAGAGGCTGGACTCACCTGGAAGGAATTTCTACCTGAAGGCCAGGATGTCAGTGCCTTTGTCACTGCGCAG AAGGTGGAGTATACCCTGGGAGAGGAGTCAGAAACCCCGGGCCAGAGGTTGTTCTCCTTCGAGGAGCTGCGCAGGCAGCTagagaagctgctgcaggagGGCAGCAGTAACCAGCGGGTGTTTGACTGGATAGAG GCCAACCTGAATGAGCAGCAGGTGACATCCAACACATTAGTTCGAGCCCTCATGACAACAGTCTGCTATTCTGCAATTATCT TTGAGTCTTCTCTCCGAGTGGATGTTGCAGTGCTGAAAGCACGAGCGAAACTGCTACAGAAATACCTAAGTGACGAGCAGAAGGAGCTGCAGGCGCTCTATGCCCTCCAGGCCCTTGTAGTGACCTTAGACCAGCCCCCTA ACCTGCTTGGGATGTTCTTCGACGCGCTATATGACGAGGACGTGGTGAAGGAGGACGCCTTCTATAGCTGGGAGAGTAGCAAGGACCCTGCTGAGCAGCAGGGCAAGGGCGTGGCCCTAAAATCTGTCACGACTTTTTTCAAGTGGCTTCGTGAGGCGGAGGAGGAGGAGTCTGACCACAACTGA
- the EIF4G1 gene encoding eukaryotic translation initiation factor 4 gamma 1 isoform X1 has translation MNKAPQPTGPPPAPSPGLPQPAFPPGQTAPVVFSTPQATQMNTPSQPRQHFYPSRAQPPSSAASRVQSAAPARPGPAAHVYPAGSQVMMIPSQISYPASQGAYYIPGQGRSTYVVPTQQYSVQPGAPSFYPGASPTEFGTYAGAYYPAQGVQQFPTGVAPPPVLMNQPPQIAPKRERKTIRIRDPNQGGKDITEEIMSGARTASTPTPPQTGGGLEPQANGETPQVAVVVRPDDRSQGAIIGERPGLPGPEHSPSESQPSSPSPTPSPPPVLEPGSEPNLTVLSVTGDTMTTGMIQTSVEESTPTPPETGEPYCLSPEPTPLAEPILEVEVTLSKPVPESEFSSSPLQVPSPLASHKVEILPEPNGTVPSENLEPEVESSPELAPLPPPACPSESPMPVAPTAQPEELLNGAPSPPTMDINPASEPEEQAKEATVSVTPPTVLSATPALAPPVASPAQEEDMEEEEEEEEEGEAEGEKGGEEPLPPESTPVPAHLSQDLEVAVATQVAVSVPKRRRKIKELNKKEAVGDLLDAFKEANPGAPEVENQPPVGNNPSPEPEGSSVPLRSEEGEETWDSKEDKIQNAENIQPGEQKYEYKSDQWKPLNLEEKKRYDREFLLGFQFIFASMQKPEGLPHISDVVLDKANKTPLRPLDPSRLQGINCGPDFTPSFANLGRPALSNRGPPRGGPGGELPRGPQAGLGPRRSQQGPRKEPRKIIATVSMTEDIKLNKAEKAWKPSSKRTAADKDRGEEDADGSKTQDLFRRVRSILNKLTPQMFQQLMKQVTQLAIDTEERLKGVIDLIFEKAISEPNFSVAYANMCRCLMALKVPTTEKPTVTVNFRKLLLNRCQKEFEKDKDDDEVFEKKQKEMDEAATAEERGRLKEELEEARDIARRRSLGNIKFIGELFKLKMLTEAIMHDCVVKLLKNHDEESLECLCRLLTTIGKDLDFEKAKPRMDQYFNQMEKIIKEKKTSSRIRFMLQDVLDLRKSNWVPRRGDQGPKTIDQIHKEAEMEEHREHIKVQQLMAKGSDKRRGGPPGPPISRGLPLVDDGGWNTVPISKGSRPIDTSRLTKITKPGSIDSNNQLFAPGGRLSWGKGSSGGSGAKPSDAASEAARPATSTLNRFSALQQAVPTESTDNRRVVQRSSLSRERGEKAGDRGDRLERSERGGDRGDRLDRARTPATKRSFSKEVEERSRERPCQPDGLRKAASLTEDRDRGREAVKREAALPPVGPPKAALSEEELEKKSRAIIEEYLHLNDMKEAVQCVQELASPSLLFIFVRHGIESTLERSAIAREHMGRLLHQLLCAGHLSTAQYYQGLYEILELAEDMEIDIPHVWLYLAELITPILQEGGVPMGELFREITKPLRPLGKAASLLLEILGLLCKSMGPKKVGTLWREAGLTWKEFLPEGQDVSAFVTAQKVEYTLGEESETPGQRLFSFEELRRQLEKLLQEGSSNQRVFDWIEANLNEQQVTSNTLVRALMTTVCYSAIIFESSLRVDVAVLKARAKLLQKYLSDEQKELQALYALQALVVTLDQPPNLLGMFFDALYDEDVVKEDAFYSWESSKDPAEQQGKGVALKSVTTFFKWLREAEEEESDHN, from the exons CACTTCTACCCTAGCCGGGCCCAGCCCCCGAGCAGTGCAGCCTCCCGAGTGCAGAGTGCAGCCCCTGCCCGCCCTGGCCCAGCTGCCCATGTCTACCCTGCTGGATCCCAAGTAATGATGATCCCTTCCCAGATCTCCTACCCAGCCTCCCAGGGGGCCTACTACATCCCTGGACAG GGCCGTTCCACATATGTTGTCCCGACACAGCAGTATTCTGTGCAGCCGGGAGCCCCAAGCTTCTACCCAGGTGCAAGCCCTACAGAGTTTGGGACCTACG CTGGCGCTTACTACCCAGCCCAGGGTGTGCAGCAGTTTCCCACTGGTGTGGCTCCCCCACCTGTTTTGATGAACCAGCCACCCCAGATTGCTCCCAAGAGGGAGCGGAAGACG atcCGAATTCGAGACCCAAACCAAGGAGGGAAGGATATCACAGAGGAGATCATGTCTGGGGCCCGCACTGCCTCcacacccacccctccccag ACGGGAGGCGGTCTGGAGCCTCAGGCTAATGGGGAGACACCCCAGGTTGCTGTCGTCGTCCGGCCAG ATGACCGGTCGCAGGGAGCAATCATTGGGGAGCGGCCAGGGTTACCTGGCCCAGAGCACAGCCCTTCAGAATCCCAGCCTTCATCACCTTCTCCAACCCCATCACCGCCCCCAGTCTTGGAACCGGGATCTGAGCCTAATCTCACAGTCCTGTCTGTTACTGGGGACACGATGACAACGGGGATGATACAGACGTCTGTAGAAGAATCAACCCCCACGCCCCCTGAAACTGGGGAGCCATATTGCCTCTCTCCAGAACCCACTCCCCTCGCTGAACCCATATTGGAAGTAGAAGTGACGCTGAGCAAACCAGTTCCAGAGTCTGAGTTCTCTTCCAGTCCTCTCCAGGTTCCCAGCCCCCTGGCATCTCACAAGGTGGAAATTCTTCCTGAGCCTAATGGCACAGTCCCATCTGAGAATTTGGAACCAGAGGTGGAGTCAAGCCCAGAGCttgcccctctccctcctccagcttGTCCCTCTGAATCCCCCATGCCTGTTGCTCCAACTGCCCAACCTGAGGAATTGCTCAACGGAGCCCCTTCACCACCAACTATGGACATAAACCCAGCCAGTGAACCAGAGGAACAGGCCAAGGAGGCTACAGTGTCGGTGACTCCCCCCACTGTCCTTTCTGCTACCCCAGCTCTGGCTCCTCCAGTGGCTTCCCCTGCTCAGGAGGAGgacatggaggaggaggaagaagaggaagaggaaggagaagctgagggtgagaagggaggagaggaaccTCTCCCCCCAGAGAGCACCCCTGTCCCAGCCCACCTGTCCCAGGATTTGGAGGTGGCAGTAGCCACCCAAG TGGCAGTGTCTGTGCCAAAGAGGAGACGGAAAATTAAGGAGCTAAATAAGAAGGAGGCTGTAGGAGACCTTCTAGATGCCTTCAAGGAG GCGAACCCAGGGGCACCAGAGGTGGAAAATCAGCCACCTGTAGGCAACAATCCCAGTCCAGAGCCTGAGGGCAGCAGTGTGCCCCTGCGGtctgaggaaggagaggagacctGGGACTCAAAGGAAGACAAGATTCAAAATGCAGAGAATATCCAGCCAGGGGAACAGAAGTATGAATATAAGTCAG ATCAGTGGAAGCCTCTAAACCTTGAGGAGAAAAAGCGTTACGACCGAGAGTTCCTGCTTGGCTTTCAGTTCATCTTTGCTAGTATGCAGAAGCCTGAGGGATTGCCCCACATCAGTGACGTGGTGTTGGATAAG GCCAATAAAACACCATTGCGACCGCTGGACCCCTCTAGACTTCAGGGCATAAATTGTGGCCCAGACTTCACTCCGTCCTTTGCCAACCTTGGCCGACCAGCCCTTAGCAACCGTGGGCCCCCAAGGGGTGGGCCAGGTGGGGAGCTGCCCCGAGGGCCG CAGGCTGGCCTGGGACCCCGGCGATCTCAGCAGGGCCCCCGAAAGGAACCACGGAAGATCATTGCCACAGTGTCAATGACCGAAGATATAAAactgaataaagcagaaaagGCCTGGAAACCCAGTAGCAAGCGGACGGCGGCTGATAAGGACCGAGGGGAAGAGGATGCTGATGGCAGCAAAACCCAG gaCCTGTTCCGCAGGGTGCGCTCCATCTTGAATAAACTGACACCCCAGATGTTCCAGCAGCTGATGAAGCAGGTGACACAGCTAGCCATTGATACCGAGGAACGTCTCAAAGGAGTCATTGACCTCATCTTCGAGAAGGCCATCTCAGAACCCAACTTCTCCGTGGCCTATGCCAACATGTGCCGCTGCCTCATGGCG CTGAAAGTGCCCACTACAGAAAAGCCAACAGTGACTGTGAACTTCCGAAAATTGTTGTTAAATCGATGTCAGAAGGAGTTTGAAAAAGACAAAGATGATGATGAGGTTTTTGAGAAGAAGCAAaaagagatggatgaagctgCTACG GCAGAGGAACGGGGACGCCTGAAAGAGGAGCTGGAAGAGGCTCGAGACATAGCCCGGCGGCGCTCATTAGGGAATATCAAGTTTATCGGGGAGCTGTTCAAACTGAAGATGTTAACAGAGGCAATCATGCATGACTGTGTGGTTAAACTACTTAAGAACCATGATGAAGAGTCCCTTGAATGCCTTTGCCGTCTGCTCACCACCATTGGCAAAGACCTGGACTTTGAAAAGGCCAAG CCCCGGATGGATCAGTATTTCAACCAGATGGAAAAAATTATTAAGGAAAAGAAGACTTCATCCCGGATCCGCTTTATGCTGCAGGATGTGCTGGATCTGCGAAAG AGCAACTGGGTGCCACGCCGAGGGGACCAGGGTCCCAAGACAATTGACCAAATCCACAAGGAAGCTGAGATGGAGGAGCATCGGGAGCACATAAAAGTGCAGCAGCTAATGGCCAAGGGCAGCGACAAGCGTCGGGGTGGCCCTCCAGGCCCACCCATCA GCCGTGGCCTTCCACTTGTGGATGATGGTGGCTGGAACACAGTACCCATCAGCAAGGGCAGCCGCCCTATTGACACTTCTCGACTCACTAAGATCACGAAG CCTGGCTCCATCGATTCTAATAACCAGCTGTTTGCACCTGGAGGTCGATTGAGCTGGGGCAAGGGTAGCAGTGGAGGCTCTGGAGCCAAGCCCTCCGATGCAG CATCAGAAGCTGCTCGTCCAGCCACTAGTACCTTGAATCGCTTCTCAGCCCTTCAACAAGCAGTACCAACAGAAAGCACAGATAACAGACGAGTGGTGCAGAG GAGTAGCTTGAGCCGGGAACGAGGTGAGAAAGCTGGGGACCGGGGAGACCGCCTAGAGCGGAGTGAACGGGGAGGTGACCGTGGTGACCGGCTTGATCGCGCGCGAACACCCGCCACCAAGCGGAGCTTCAGCAAGGAAGTGGAGGAACGGAGTAGAGAGCGGCCCTGTCAGCCTGATGGACTGCGCAAGGCAGCTAGCCTCACGGAGGATCGGGACCGCGGGCGGGAAGCTG TGAAGCGAGAAGCTGCCCTCCCTCCGGTGGGTCCCCCGAAGGCTGCGCTCTCTGAAGAGGAGCTGGAGAAGAAATCTAGGGCCATCATTGAGGAGTACCTCCATCTCAATGACATGAAG GAGGCAGTGCAGTGCGTGCAGGAGCTGGCCTCGCCCTCACTGCTCTTCATCTTTGTGCGGCACGGCATCGAGTCCACACTGGAGCGCAGCGCCATTGCTCGGGAGCACATGGGGCGGCTGCTGCACCAGCTGCTCTGTGCCGGGCACCTCTCCACTGCTCAGTACTACCAAGG GCTATATGAAATTCTAGAGTTGGCTGAAGACATGGAAATTGACATTCCTCATGTGTGGCTCTACCTAGCAGAATTGATAACGCCCATTCTGCAGGAAGGTGGGGTGCCCATGGGGGAGCTGTTCAG GGAAATAACAAAACCTCTGAGACCCCTGGGCAAGGCTGCTTCCCTGTTGCTAGAGATCCTGGGGCTCCTGTGCAAAAGCATG GGTCCTAAAAAGGTGGGGACGCTGTGGCGAGAGGCTGGACTCACCTGGAAGGAATTTCTACCTGAAGGCCAGGATGTCAGTGCCTTTGTCACTGCGCAG AAGGTGGAGTATACCCTGGGAGAGGAGTCAGAAACCCCGGGCCAGAGGTTGTTCTCCTTCGAGGAGCTGCGCAGGCAGCTagagaagctgctgcaggagGGCAGCAGTAACCAGCGGGTGTTTGACTGGATAGAG GCCAACCTGAATGAGCAGCAGGTGACATCCAACACATTAGTTCGAGCCCTCATGACAACAGTCTGCTATTCTGCAATTATCT TTGAGTCTTCTCTCCGAGTGGATGTTGCAGTGCTGAAAGCACGAGCGAAACTGCTACAGAAATACCTAAGTGACGAGCAGAAGGAGCTGCAGGCGCTCTATGCCCTCCAGGCCCTTGTAGTGACCTTAGACCAGCCCCCTA ACCTGCTTGGGATGTTCTTCGACGCGCTATATGACGAGGACGTGGTGAAGGAGGACGCCTTCTATAGCTGGGAGAGTAGCAAGGACCCTGCTGAGCAGCAGGGCAAGGGCGTGGCCCTAAAATCTGTCACGACTTTTTTCAAGTGGCTTCGTGAGGCGGAGGAGGAGGAGTCTGACCACAACTGA